From a single Pseudomonas triticicola genomic region:
- a CDS encoding DUF6124 family protein: MDKIVPDPPYEPTPLEQTIRADDLAKNREAIKRALDFYLCPEPSKPHPPSTMFVIQPEIDTETLLAHACESLASANTLASDFADQLGRRQRNTALAIQQIIMLAELAVNRALDRVDPQA; the protein is encoded by the coding sequence GTGGATAAAATCGTTCCCGATCCACCATACGAACCCACCCCCCTCGAACAAACCATCCGCGCCGACGACCTCGCGAAAAACCGCGAGGCGATCAAGCGCGCTCTGGATTTTTACCTGTGCCCCGAGCCGAGCAAACCGCACCCTCCCAGCACCATGTTTGTGATCCAGCCCGAGATCGACACCGAAACCCTGCTCGCCCACGCCTGTGAATCCCTCGCTTCAGCCAACACCCTGGCCAGTGATTTCGCCGATCAGTTGGGGCGACGGCAGCGCAATACCGCGCTGGCGATTCAGCAGATCATCATGCTTGCCGAGCTGGCGGTGAACCGTGCGCTGGATCGGGTTGATCCACAAGCATGA
- a CDS encoding YqfO family protein yields the protein MYKMAFFVPDSHVEVVKGAVFAAGGGRIGDYDHCAWQVLGLGQFRPLDGSQPFIGQAGQVERVEEWKVELVVADELIVAVVAALKLSHPYETPAYEVWRLEDF from the coding sequence GTGTACAAGATGGCGTTTTTTGTTCCTGACAGTCATGTCGAAGTGGTCAAAGGGGCTGTGTTCGCTGCCGGTGGTGGGCGGATCGGTGACTATGACCACTGTGCGTGGCAGGTGCTCGGCCTGGGCCAGTTTCGACCGTTGGACGGCAGTCAGCCGTTTATTGGTCAGGCGGGGCAGGTCGAGCGGGTTGAGGAATGGAAGGTTGAGCTTGTCGTTGCGGATGAGTTGATTGTGGCTGTTGTGGCGGCGTTGAAGCTTAGTCATCCGTATGAGACGCCGGCTTATGAGGTGTGGCGGCTAGAGGATTTCTGA
- the nagE gene encoding N-acetylglucosamine-specific PTS transporter subunit IIBC, which yields MYQLFIEGLQRLGRALMLPIAILPIAGLLLRLGDTDLLNIAIIHDAGQVIFANLAMIFAIGIAVGFAKDNNGTAGLAGVIGYLVMISTLKVLDSTINMGMLAGIVSGLMAGALYNRFKDIKLPEYLAFFGGRRFVPIVTGFAAVGLGVLFGYIWPPIQQGINAFGALMMESGSIGAFVFGVFNRLLIVTGLHHILNNMAWFVFGNFTDPTTGALVTGDLSRYFAGDPKGGQFMTGMFPMMIFGLPAACLAMYRNALPERRKVMGGIFLSMALTSFLTGVTEPIEFAFMFLAPLLFLLHALLTGLSMAITNGLNIHLGFTFSGGFIDMILGWGKSTNGWLVVPVGLAYAVIYYLVFDFCIRRFNLKTPGREDVASAEKAVLSETERASAYIKALGGAENLLTVGACTTRLRLEMVDRNKASDAELKALGAMAVVRPGKGGSLQVVVGPLADSIADEIRLAMPALGRTALVDTAVVADEPKTVALTRNEAQQWLDALGGRDNVLQLDCIAMTRVRLQLADAKAPSDAQLKALGCLGVSQLDGGVWHLLVGDKAASLSGAIEALLSRGEVSAQV from the coding sequence ATGTACCAACTCTTCATCGAAGGCCTGCAACGCTTGGGCCGCGCGCTGATGCTGCCGATCGCGATCCTGCCGATTGCCGGCCTGCTGCTGCGCCTGGGCGACACGGACCTGTTGAACATCGCGATCATTCACGATGCCGGCCAAGTGATCTTCGCCAACCTGGCGATGATCTTTGCCATCGGCATCGCCGTCGGTTTCGCCAAAGACAACAACGGCACCGCCGGCCTGGCCGGGGTGATCGGTTATCTGGTGATGATCTCCACGCTCAAGGTGCTCGACTCGACGATCAACATGGGCATGCTCGCCGGGATCGTCAGCGGCCTGATGGCCGGTGCGCTGTACAACCGCTTCAAGGACATCAAGCTGCCGGAGTATCTGGCGTTCTTCGGTGGCCGGCGTTTTGTGCCGATTGTCACCGGGTTCGCGGCGGTCGGTCTGGGCGTGCTGTTCGGTTATATCTGGCCGCCGATCCAGCAGGGCATCAATGCGTTCGGCGCGCTGATGATGGAAAGCGGCAGCATCGGCGCCTTCGTCTTCGGAGTGTTCAACCGTTTGCTGATCGTCACCGGCCTGCACCACATCCTCAACAACATGGCGTGGTTCGTCTTCGGCAACTTCACCGACCCGACCACCGGCGCGCTGGTGACCGGCGATCTGTCGCGGTATTTTGCCGGCGATCCGAAGGGCGGCCAGTTCATGACCGGCATGTTCCCGATGATGATCTTCGGCCTGCCCGCCGCCTGCCTGGCGATGTACCGCAACGCCCTGCCGGAGCGGCGCAAGGTGATGGGCGGGATCTTCCTGTCGATGGCACTGACCTCGTTTCTCACCGGCGTGACCGAGCCAATCGAATTTGCCTTCATGTTTCTCGCGCCGCTGCTGTTCCTCCTGCACGCGCTGCTGACCGGGCTGTCGATGGCGATCACCAACGGCTTGAACATTCATCTGGGCTTCACCTTTTCCGGTGGCTTCATCGACATGATTCTCGGCTGGGGCAAGTCGACCAATGGCTGGCTGGTGGTGCCGGTCGGGCTGGCTTATGCGGTCATCTATTACCTGGTTTTCGACTTCTGTATTCGCCGCTTCAACCTGAAGACGCCGGGGCGCGAAGACGTCGCCAGCGCCGAAAAAGCCGTGCTTTCGGAAACCGAACGCGCCAGCGCGTATATCAAAGCCTTGGGCGGCGCCGAGAATCTGCTCACCGTCGGCGCGTGCACGACCCGACTGCGCCTGGAGATGGTCGACCGCAACAAGGCTTCGGACGCTGAACTGAAAGCGTTGGGCGCGATGGCGGTGGTGCGCCCGGGCAAGGGCGGCAGTTTGCAGGTCGTGGTCGGGCCGTTGGCTGACAGCATTGCCGATGAGATTCGCTTGGCCATGCCTGCGCTGGGCCGAACAGCGTTGGTGGACACCGCAGTGGTTGCCGATGAGCCGAAGACCGTTGCGCTTACCCGCAACGAGGCGCAGCAATGGCTGGATGCACTGGGTGGTCGCGACAATGTGCTGCAACTCGATTGCATCGCCATGACCCGCGTTCGCCTGCAACTGGCCGATGCCAAGGCGCCGTCCGATGCGCAGCTCAAAGCGCTCGGCTGCCTGGGTGTCAGCCAGTTGGACGGTGGCGTCTGGCATTTGCTGGTGGGGGACAAGGCCGCGAGTTTGAGCGGGGCGATCGAGGCGTTACTGAGTCGCGGGGAGGTCAGCGCGCAGGTTTGA
- a CDS encoding membrane-targeted effector domain-containing toxin, translating to MSTPNAPTPDEIKNDLNQIGRLLFNIETPLLPEHKPSTEQAHLKRLEEQLKTYRDSYLQRSRTLYQALATSDLQSEAGKQLIATLKVRLSTQLINMDLRDQIDGKAAKTFLKYDAGFTALEHEAKQAVADRLLHPQAGELMQKLALGPLLRPAMYALQFTYQQTTVELAGAFVVTQNDTPKVSDLLTDQSAGFIVLFTPARGLELFNSLADLDAHLLKTMQHSISRGELMQLLPSRYHEVGTAGIWPLQLAPIDSQPLFEHIYDALIEKRTLDIEHALSFAANPQQDPARLIAELERAIGAALPDLTPRLALQAQTLFERHLRNSAPDWYRSADAAKRAELALHLGNYNQARQNLLDLMGPAVSLMAVARHQWLERLSDDLQIDDLEPDKLQITTNRQVPGYGAYVHKSNLLELTLRGPHTGDELPGSAFLSHTRLTYNDLPLSEEYADVTPAWVIKQAVELQPRVDFARLQTQMQARSAIKPAIEQMLDQRIVALAHAAALQGHLLDGDLQMLQRLRSGSDPQLRAATLSLHGAQLQDLWVLRQTDESGAVRRLLLCTPQAPRERQFEAFDSERQLQTHLLGWAKHNDAAESMAGYLISRAPMRFRSTLRKVLSGLSFKPEAAEHQKVTLDHLGNHLDCLKAMAEHMLATRIDDYDFSTPVWYRSTTAVNRRKLSTLSDDAEGALRAFNQHPLSGGRFQAFDDYVHAQAKISLNRLLKRPANDVDPDTVWAYSPKSIVPSWTPKPLTYTRLYRDGYADGVGFLDQKFSRSARFKGPQGVDISSLTAQNVARSVTGVWIGKRYTDKVKTELQDSKSEGYAFRRNATLAITQRQMQSAALECQLQGHIASSDLQWLQQSISSMDQTSGQTRTKYPIHRLMIDGEWVIDAWLFSHGSNPVLLYTPDAPDGVRFREARLFNYLLLQSGMIEYLIQRVGVSAQTRVRTHLENIRKELPKDLNKTTPSPARYDSMRPADAVSDLRTALYDMKLQRRIDNVHATTTSRAEMIAGLIWTSVEWVAAIATAPFPLLSLSTGLLLAFKDAMLALHAYRQGNNNEAFRHLLGYLFNSAGAVLTDLRPALRSLKPARRPLRRAAATVGDEQQDALPLIDQMATEPVRDDMHAVVFRGQSYFASTAPDALGRHLLYRPDPNGSGLLSTGILTVRNSDGVMVRSGLSGGAPKYEAVPDTPGPHNDYGVAIKYRERVEALLDPQSRRRMLQEGEHYMGFSPQVILVNVVDKMANMRHAYLQQVEKLTTDATRHFAQLAPLPARAEVPAVAANTSFAQLIASDACAARNLVIGAQPGSIASKQALIENLDFLIKNGYKHLFLEYLPGDVFHLKLEKFNKGQSWYHIKKHLKALDKALGHEPDAPFSYLALVRKAREKGMSLHALDGSTCYQLEGIMVMSEVSPLTPRNNRIRNFYSHKALASDMAGIGEERWIALTEQSRMTTFDNTPGLADLHEAVAVRIEDIDLYQAARISRDAPGAIAGDATAQGDYLVQMPSTYKAPLTVSRPPAAAAAVDHFSEFDIALPLRDDIAAMLHHPNSMHSSYTPTLTSERTAHEAFIAQRNRLEKAARDAFTDYVPPDAPILPAITSDCTFEAFLQQLTDRRLNLLIGEAHTDVSSKALLKKHMKALKQAGYDTLYVEHLFTDLHQADLDTFLRTQRMPDRLKAYLQREDQGQMPTYTGSDTYTAVYQAAAKYNIRIRALDCTASYRLKGLNDEKVSRNEMFSYFATQVIEADQLANGPHKWVAFIGNTHTNYNLGVPGLADTLSAVSLHVRDTAPELARDIHRGTWEFISDKREVNLRALSSDFVMEVAVPGTKKPAAPPSVSRSRLTRHGHFLIENADTRNASVVHRSRSGEIVVTPIQINDKGLFFIDRWEKKDQTFIYLRTLIDMLVTDVNLTQVT from the coding sequence ATGAGCACCCCCAACGCACCCACACCCGATGAGATCAAAAACGATCTCAACCAGATCGGCCGTCTCCTCTTCAACATCGAAACCCCGCTGTTGCCCGAGCACAAACCGAGCACCGAGCAGGCTCATCTCAAACGCCTCGAAGAGCAGCTGAAAACCTATCGCGACAGCTACCTGCAACGCAGCCGCACGCTCTATCAGGCGCTGGCAACCAGCGACCTGCAAAGCGAGGCTGGCAAGCAACTGATCGCCACGCTGAAGGTGCGCCTCAGCACGCAACTGATCAACATGGATCTGCGTGACCAGATCGACGGAAAAGCAGCAAAAACCTTCCTCAAATACGACGCCGGCTTCACTGCGCTTGAGCACGAGGCGAAACAGGCCGTCGCCGATCGCCTGCTGCATCCGCAGGCTGGTGAGCTGATGCAGAAACTGGCGCTCGGCCCGCTGTTGCGCCCGGCCATGTATGCGTTGCAGTTCACTTATCAGCAAACCACTGTCGAGCTCGCCGGGGCCTTTGTTGTTACGCAAAACGACACCCCGAAAGTCAGCGATCTGCTGACCGACCAGAGCGCGGGTTTCATCGTTTTGTTCACACCCGCCAGGGGCCTGGAGCTGTTCAATTCGCTGGCTGATCTCGATGCCCATCTGCTCAAGACCATGCAGCACAGCATCAGCCGTGGCGAGTTGATGCAACTGCTGCCCAGCCGCTACCACGAGGTCGGTACAGCAGGAATCTGGCCATTGCAGCTGGCGCCCATCGACAGCCAACCGCTGTTCGAACACATCTACGATGCCTTGATCGAAAAACGCACCCTGGATATCGAACATGCACTGAGTTTCGCCGCTAACCCGCAGCAGGATCCCGCTCGCTTGATCGCCGAGCTGGAACGCGCTATCGGCGCTGCGCTGCCGGATCTCACTCCGCGTCTGGCCCTTCAGGCACAAACCCTGTTCGAGCGGCATTTGCGCAACAGCGCCCCGGACTGGTACCGCAGCGCCGACGCCGCCAAGCGGGCCGAACTGGCCTTGCACCTGGGCAACTACAATCAGGCCCGGCAAAACCTGCTTGACCTGATGGGCCCGGCGGTCAGCCTGATGGCCGTGGCACGCCACCAATGGCTGGAACGGCTGAGTGATGATCTGCAAATCGACGACCTGGAACCGGACAAGCTGCAGATCACTACAAATCGGCAGGTCCCCGGCTACGGCGCCTATGTGCACAAGAGCAATCTGCTCGAGCTGACCTTGCGCGGCCCGCACACCGGCGATGAGTTGCCGGGCTCGGCGTTTCTCAGCCATACCCGGTTGACTTACAACGACCTGCCGTTATCCGAGGAGTATGCGGACGTGACGCCCGCCTGGGTGATCAAGCAGGCAGTGGAGCTGCAACCGCGCGTCGACTTCGCACGTTTGCAAACACAGATGCAGGCGAGATCCGCGATCAAGCCTGCGATCGAGCAGATGCTCGATCAGCGCATCGTCGCGCTCGCCCATGCCGCAGCGCTGCAAGGCCACCTGCTCGACGGCGATCTGCAAATGCTCCAGCGCCTGCGCAGCGGCAGCGATCCACAGCTGCGCGCAGCCACCCTGTCTTTGCACGGTGCCCAGCTGCAGGATCTGTGGGTGCTGCGTCAGACCGACGAATCCGGTGCGGTCCGCCGCCTGCTGCTCTGCACGCCGCAGGCGCCCCGCGAACGGCAGTTCGAAGCTTTCGACAGCGAGCGCCAATTGCAGACCCATCTCTTGGGTTGGGCCAAGCATAATGACGCCGCCGAGAGCATGGCCGGCTATCTGATCAGTCGCGCACCGATGCGCTTTCGTTCGACCCTGCGCAAGGTATTGTCGGGGCTGAGCTTCAAGCCGGAAGCCGCAGAGCACCAGAAAGTCACGCTCGACCACCTGGGCAACCATCTCGATTGCCTCAAAGCGATGGCTGAACACATGCTCGCCACACGCATCGACGACTACGACTTCAGCACCCCGGTGTGGTATCGCTCGACCACTGCGGTCAATCGCCGAAAACTGTCGACCCTGAGCGACGACGCCGAGGGCGCTTTGCGCGCGTTCAATCAGCATCCGCTGTCCGGCGGGCGCTTTCAGGCGTTTGACGATTACGTGCACGCGCAAGCGAAGATCAGCCTGAACCGCTTGCTCAAGCGTCCTGCCAATGACGTCGATCCCGATACCGTCTGGGCTTATTCGCCGAAGTCGATCGTGCCCTCATGGACGCCGAAACCGCTGACCTATACCCGGCTGTATCGCGACGGCTATGCCGACGGCGTCGGTTTTCTCGACCAGAAATTCTCACGCTCGGCGCGCTTCAAAGGTCCGCAAGGCGTCGATATCAGTAGCCTGACCGCGCAGAACGTAGCCCGCTCGGTTACGGGTGTATGGATCGGCAAACGCTATACCGACAAAGTCAAAACCGAGCTGCAGGATTCGAAAAGCGAAGGCTACGCGTTCCGCCGCAACGCGACACTGGCCATCACTCAGCGCCAGATGCAAAGCGCCGCGCTGGAATGCCAGCTGCAAGGACATATCGCCAGCAGCGACCTGCAATGGCTCCAGCAAAGCATCAGCAGCATGGATCAAACGTCGGGGCAGACGCGGACGAAATACCCGATCCACCGGTTGATGATCGACGGCGAATGGGTGATCGATGCCTGGTTGTTCAGCCATGGCAGTAATCCGGTTCTGCTGTATACGCCGGACGCACCGGACGGCGTGCGTTTTCGCGAAGCGCGCCTGTTCAATTACCTGCTGCTGCAGTCCGGCATGATCGAGTACCTGATCCAGCGGGTGGGTGTCAGCGCCCAGACCCGGGTTCGCACGCATCTGGAAAACATCCGCAAGGAACTGCCCAAAGACCTCAACAAGACCACCCCCAGCCCCGCCCGTTATGACTCGATGCGCCCGGCCGACGCCGTCAGCGACCTGCGTACCGCGCTCTACGACATGAAGTTGCAACGGCGGATCGACAACGTCCATGCCACGACCACCAGTCGTGCCGAAATGATCGCCGGCCTGATCTGGACGAGCGTTGAATGGGTCGCCGCCATCGCCACCGCGCCGTTCCCGCTGTTGAGCCTGAGCACCGGCCTGTTGCTGGCTTTCAAGGACGCGATGCTCGCCCTGCATGCCTATCGTCAGGGTAATAACAACGAAGCGTTCCGGCACTTGCTCGGTTATCTGTTCAACAGTGCCGGCGCGGTACTGACGGATCTGCGTCCAGCGCTGCGTTCACTCAAGCCCGCCCGGCGCCCGTTGCGTCGGGCTGCCGCCACTGTTGGCGACGAGCAACAGGATGCTCTGCCATTGATCGACCAGATGGCGACCGAACCGGTCCGGGACGATATGCATGCCGTTGTTTTCAGAGGGCAGTCGTATTTCGCGAGCACTGCCCCGGACGCACTCGGCCGTCATTTGCTCTACCGCCCGGATCCGAATGGCTCCGGACTGCTTTCGACCGGCATTCTGACCGTACGCAATTCCGACGGGGTGATGGTGCGCAGCGGCCTGTCCGGTGGTGCACCGAAATACGAAGCTGTGCCCGATACACCCGGCCCGCATAACGACTACGGAGTCGCGATCAAGTACCGGGAGCGCGTCGAAGCGTTGCTCGATCCGCAGTCACGACGGCGAATGCTCCAGGAGGGCGAGCATTACATGGGCTTCTCACCCCAGGTCATCCTGGTCAACGTGGTCGACAAAATGGCCAACATGCGCCATGCCTATCTGCAGCAGGTGGAAAAACTCACCACAGACGCCACGCGCCATTTTGCCCAACTCGCACCGCTGCCCGCCCGTGCCGAAGTGCCGGCGGTTGCCGCCAATACCTCATTCGCACAGTTGATCGCCAGCGATGCATGCGCCGCCAGGAATCTGGTCATCGGTGCACAGCCCGGCTCCATCGCCAGCAAACAGGCATTGATCGAAAACCTCGATTTTCTGATCAAGAACGGCTACAAGCACCTCTTCCTCGAATACCTGCCGGGCGACGTCTTTCATCTCAAACTGGAAAAATTCAACAAGGGCCAATCCTGGTACCACATCAAGAAACACCTGAAGGCACTCGACAAAGCCTTGGGGCATGAGCCAGACGCGCCGTTCTCTTACCTGGCGCTGGTGCGCAAGGCCCGGGAAAAAGGCATGAGCCTCCATGCGCTGGACGGCTCGACCTGTTATCAACTCGAAGGGATCATGGTGATGTCCGAAGTTTCGCCTTTGACGCCGCGAAACAATCGCATCAGAAACTTCTATTCGCACAAGGCGCTTGCCAGCGATATGGCCGGGATCGGCGAAGAGCGCTGGATTGCCCTGACCGAGCAGTCGCGCATGACCACGTTCGACAACACTCCGGGCCTGGCCGACCTGCACGAGGCCGTTGCCGTGCGGATTGAAGACATCGACTTGTATCAAGCCGCACGCATCAGCAGGGATGCGCCCGGTGCCATCGCGGGAGACGCGACAGCGCAAGGTGATTACCTCGTACAGATGCCGAGTACCTACAAGGCACCTCTAACCGTCTCCAGGCCGCCCGCCGCAGCTGCCGCTGTTGATCACTTCAGTGAATTCGATATTGCTTTGCCGCTGCGCGACGATATTGCTGCAATGTTGCATCATCCCAACTCCATGCACTCGAGTTACACCCCGACATTAACCAGTGAAAGAACGGCCCACGAGGCTTTCATTGCCCAGCGCAACCGCCTGGAAAAAGCCGCCAGAGACGCTTTCACCGACTACGTCCCTCCCGATGCACCGATCCTGCCAGCGATCACTTCCGACTGCACGTTCGAAGCTTTTTTGCAGCAATTGACCGACAGACGTCTGAATCTGCTGATCGGCGAAGCCCATACAGACGTATCGAGCAAAGCACTGCTGAAAAAACACATGAAAGCGCTCAAGCAAGCCGGGTATGACACATTGTATGTTGAGCACCTGTTCACTGATTTGCACCAGGCTGATCTCGATACTTTTCTGCGGACCCAGCGTATGCCGGACAGGCTGAAGGCCTATCTGCAGCGGGAGGATCAAGGGCAGATGCCGACTTACACAGGGAGCGATACGTACACGGCGGTCTATCAGGCGGCGGCCAAGTACAACATCCGCATCAGGGCGCTCGATTGCACGGCCTCTTACCGTCTCAAGGGTTTGAATGACGAAAAAGTCTCCCGAAACGAGATGTTCAGCTATTTTGCAACCCAAGTGATCGAGGCTGATCAACTGGCCAACGGGCCGCATAAATGGGTGGCCTTCATCGGAAATACGCATACCAATTACAACCTCGGTGTGCCAGGTCTGGCCGATACGCTTTCAGCCGTCAGCCTGCACGTGCGTGACACCGCCCCTGAACTGGCCAGGGACATTCACCGTGGGACATGGGAATTTATCAGCGACAAGCGCGAGGTCAACCTAAGGGCCTTGAGCAGCGACTTTGTAATGGAGGTGGCCGTCCCCGGCACGAAAAAGCCTGCTGCGCCGCCTTCTGTCAGTCGCAGCAGACTGACCCGACACGGCCATTTCCTGATCGAAAACGCAGACACCCGCAACGCCAGCGTGGTGCATAGATCCAGGTCCGGCGAGATCGTTGTGACCCCGATTCAGATCAATGACAAGGGTCTGTTCTTCATTGATCGCTGGGAGAAAAAAGATCAGACCTTCATTTACCTGCGGACGTTGATCGACATGCTCGTCACAGACGTGAACCTGACACAGGTGACGTGA